A genomic region of Cyprinus carpio isolate SPL01 chromosome B13, ASM1834038v1, whole genome shotgun sequence contains the following coding sequences:
- the LOC109082179 gene encoding KIF-binding protein-like: MAAHQSSEWRTVCEKFRLAQDLSEVESRKDPENNPFRSKYKARDLLKEIHCSLKKIQIEEEGEADSESRQMVDEGAGNECEKSCSGDSPAGLGAARLAVLQYCLGVNHIETEELSAGEQHLMNCLKLIDKCTTTRENVSLFIQARNQLGILWAGRDEIEKAQGFLEIAESMYLLYMREDGQPPLDLQDFFVLEGEELSQQEKTRRFEMAYTHTLYYLAQVYKNLEQYERAGQYCHSTLQRQLEYKQFVPLEWAINAATLSQYYITKTRYMEARHCLAAASVIATLAGEIPSEAAAKESDAECEKREELLQKRSEIARCWIKYCLNLMQDAKKLLEDNIGELDLDRQEELKRARRNVEEEKEKGRKSAILFGSSDTFDSICSLEEKVSSMLPLDFEEARSIFLVGQSYVAQAKEYFAMDGHVTDHIEILQDHSALFKVLAFFEQDLERRCKMHKRRVDMLEPVCKDLNAQYYLLICRQLQFELAETYYEMMDLKLAVADKQDQPDVHTIKKFNNLCSSSMKYYQMFLDSIRSPEGKFPEKLEDDLLRPALVAKFRVARLQSKLISSNLATQLENLTHSLESYNFVVQYCEENPEAKNAVETELELSSEMVSLLPLKINRIRSKIASCN; this comes from the exons ATGGCTGCGCACCAGAGCTCAGAGTGGAGGACCGTGTGCGAGAAATTTCGCCTGGCCCAGGACCTCTCCGAAGTAGAGTCCAGAAAAGACCCTGAGAACAACCCTTTCCGGTCGAAATACAAAGCTAGAGATCTGTTGAAGGAAATCCATTGTTCACTGAAAAAGATCCAGATCGAGGAGGAGGGCGAGGCTGACAGTGAATCCAGGCAGATGGTGGATGAAGGAGCGGGGAATGAATGCGAGAAGTCGTGTTCTGGAGACTCTCCCGCCGGTCTGGGAGCGGCCAGGCTCGCGGTGCTGCAGTACTGTCTCGGCGTGAATCACATAGAGACCGAGGAGCTGTCCGCTGGAGAGCAGCATCTGATGAACTGCCTGAAACTCATCGACAAGTGCACAACAACACGGGAGAACGTCTCGCTATTCATACAGGCCCGG aatcaGCTCGGCATTTTGTGGGCGGGAAGAGATGAGATCGAAAAAGCACAAGGATTTCTGGAAATCGCCGAATCTATGTATTTGCTCTACATGAGAGAG GATGGTCAACCACCACTGGATCTTCAAGACTTTTTCGTGCTAGAGGGAGAAGAATTATCCCAACAAGAGAAGACAAGAAG GTTTGAAATGGCATATACGCACACACTGTATTATCTGGCTCAAGTGTACAAGAATCTGGAGCAGTATGAGAGAGCTGGACAGTACTGTCACAGTACACTACAGAGACAGCTGGAGTACAAGCAGTTTGTGCCGCTCGAGTGGGCCATTAATGCAGCCACACTGTCACAGTACTACATCACCAAG ACACGGTACATGGAGGCCCGTCACTGTTTGGCTGCGGCTAGTGTAATTGCTACTCTTGCAGGAGAAATCCCCTCAGAAGCAGCTGCCAAAGAAA GTGATGCTGAATGTGAAAAACGTGAAGAGCTCCTGCAGAAGCGATCCGAAATTGCCAGATGCTGGATTAAATATTGCCTTAATCTGATGCAAGATGCTAAAAAACTTCTTGAG GATAATATCGGAGAACTAGACTTAGATCGGCAGGAAGAGCTGAAGAGGGCACGTCGGAATgtagaggaagaaaaagagaagggaAGAAAAAGCGCCATTCTTTTTGGTTCAAGTGATACCTTTGACTCCATTTGCAGCCTGGAAGAGAAAGTAAGCAGCATGCTTCCACTAGACTTTGAAGAAGCCCGCAGCATCTTTCTGGTGGGTCAAAGCTACGTAGCCCAGGCCAAAGAGTATTTCGCAATGGATGGTCACGTGACGGATCACATTGAGATCTTGCAGGATCATAGCGCTCTCTTCAAGGTCCTGGCCTTCTTTGAACAGGATCTGGAACGCCGCTGCAAGATGCACAAACGTCGTGTCGACATGCTGGAGCCAGTCTGCAAGGATTTGAATGCTCAATATTATTTGCTAATCTGCCGACAGCTGCAGTTTGAACTTGCAGAAACCTATTATGAGATGATGGACCTGAAGTTGGCTGTAGCTGACAAACAGGATCAGCCAGATGTGCACACCATAAAGAAGTTTAACAACTTGTGTTCCTCCTCTATGAAGTATTATCAGATGTTCCTCGACTCCATCCGCTCACCAGAGGGCAAGTTTCCTGAAAAGCTCGAGGATGACCTGCTAAGGCCGGCGCTGGTGGCCAAATTCCGTGTTGCCAGATTACAGTCCAAGCTTATTTCCAGTAACCTGGCCACCCAACTGGAGAATCTCACCCACTCGCTGGAGTCATACAACTTTGTAGTACAATACTGTGAGGAGAACCCAGAAGCCAAGAATGCTGTTGAAACCGAGCTAGAGTTGAGCAGTGAGATGGTCTCCCTGCTTCCTCTCAAGATAAACAGAATTAGATCCAAAATTGCCTCCTGCAACTAA
- the LOC109082156 gene encoding phosphoinositide 3-kinase adapter protein 1-like isoform X1 has product MCEVLIVYTSEAREWAEYLQQILAASSNFPEGSVILYDVNEEMWMKNHELFGSSKCIMLLLSAALLDMQQDPEVQDTFRDLLQPPFKIVAFLCGVSEGQVSADYFEYWEYWRKLNSEEEPSVYVSTVLECVNHGSVNENHCQNPYEIELEEQMNEFTLSEIPETLPDETEQIQLDGNDVCHTEQTSSNATEPQDDQTYLTVQPERILCGNHVNIYIIMVKKIVDEGRLEVEFHSQYSTPLRMPGTPVNEYIVTVQSPDMPAGKVSLTLYQNESVVCSTTVTYYTEMEEICSYLKKAVDPVQFMCQAFDITSKVPESLDNLLADCLEERMPLNALQVFGISQIADNTPADHRNVELPTLLHFSAKYGFKKLTSLLMRCPGAMQAYSVMNKDGDYPNKLAEKSGFSDLRQFMDEYVETVDLVKTHIEESQDTSGNEDIYEDMLTASQNFITNFDNEDIYESMMKLNPDMDDDLESALEDCNSETMLRKFFEAQPDKSLQSFEHASTNGGLPEMDDEDYHDLNAEIYGDVEEEDLYNPCCPDQIYDTVEPQSTPEIINRPPAPIPRPANLPEPEENTTYISKVFCLKESVYSLSQRPERDSSLAPVRLVRDRDMSSHHDPFAGMKTPGQRQLISLQERVKVGELTVEEAVQEFKAWQFDQDKRWRSLRFQQENLQRLRDSITRRCRGKGKNELMITAPMQTNSQWGSQMNVNCSVYEPAPRSIAQPPPVSRPLQRGSWQTGSTSSTSSLTRAGSSSHRLSIQSTVSNSSGVEGECEEPPDIPLPPRPLRPVVDIPPVLPPPRVPPRVIERNPEILNERYVSTPSRPVHQTTAQRPMLPPPIPRRTW; this is encoded by the exons ATGTGTGAGGTGTTAATTGTTTATACCAGTGAAGCCAGGGAATGGGCAGAGTATCTACAGCAAATCTTGGCGGCATCATCTAACTTTCCAGAGGGCTCCGTCATTCTGTATGATGTGAACGAAGAGATGTGGATGAAAAACCATGAGCTGTTTGGCTCCAGCAAATGCATCATGCTTTTGCTGTCTGCTGCGTTGCTGGACATGCAGCAAGACCCAGAGGTGCAGGACACTTTCCGGGATCTTCTTCAGCCTCCATTCAAAATTGTTGCCTTTTTGTGTGGCGTATCAGAAGGGCAAGTGTCAGCGGACTATTTTGAATACTGGGAGTATTGGAGAAAGCTCAATTCAGAAGAAGAACCATCAGTATATGTGTCTACCGTCCTTGAGTGTGTTAATCATG GATCTGTTAATGAAAATCATTGCCAGAATCCATATGAAATTGAACTAGAAGAACAAATGAATGAGTTCACATTATCAGAGATTCCTGAGACTTTACCCGATGAGACGGAACAGATTCAGTTGGATGGGAATGATGTTTGTCATACTGAGCAAACTTCTTCAAATGCCACGGAGCCACAAGATGACCAAACTTATCTCACCGTCCAACCAGAGAGAATACTCTGTGGG AATCATGtgaatatttatataatcatGGTAAAGAAAATTGTGGATGAGGGCAGACTGGAGGTGGAGTTTCACTCTCAATACTCGACACCTCTGCGGATGCCTGGGACTCCTGTAAATGAGTACATTGTTACTGTACAGTCACCTG ATATGCCAGCTGGGAAAGTCTCATTGACTCTTTATCAAAATGAATCTGTGGTCTGTTCAACAACTGTAACATATTACACAGAAATGGAGGAAATTTGCAGTTATCTAAAGAAAGCAGTGGATCCAGTGCAGTTCATGTGTCAG GCATTTGATATCACATCAAAGGTGCCCGAGTCGTTGGATAATTTGCTTGCAGACTGTCTGGAAGAACGGATGCCTCTAAATGCATTACAAGTATTTGGAATTAGTCAAATTGCAGATAACACACCAGCGG ATCACCGTAATGTGGAACTTCCAACACTGCTTCACTTCTCAGCCAAGTATGGCTTTAAAAAGTTAACATCTTTGTTAATGCGGTGCCCTGGGGCCATGCAGGCCTACAGTGTGATGAACAAAGATGGTGATTACCCTAACAAACTGGCCGAGAAGAGTGGCTTCTCCGATTTAAGACAGTTTATGGACGAATATGTT gaGACAGTAGATTTAGTGAAGACCCATATAGAGGAATCTCAGGACACCTCTGGCAATGAGGATATCTATGAGGACATGTTGACGGCTTCCCAAAATTTCATCACAAATTTCGATAACGAGGACATTTACGAGTCTATGATGAAACTAAATCCTGACATGG ATGATGATCTGGAAAGTGCTCTGGAGGACTGTAACTCGGAGACAATGCTGAGAAAGTTTTTTGAAG CACAACCTGACAAGAGTTTACAGTCCTTTGAACATGCTTCAACTAATGGTGGATTACCTGAAATGGATGATGAAGATTACCATGACCTTAATGCAGAAATCTATGGGGACGTAGAAGAAGAAGACCTGTATAATCCGTGCTGTCCTGATCAAATTTATGACACAGTGGAGCCACAATCCACCCCTGAAATAATCAACCGCCCACCAGCACCGATTCCACGACCCGCCAACCTGCCAGAGCCTGAAGAGAACACAACCTACATTTCCAAAG ttttttgtcTCAAGGAATCTGTATACTCACTCAGTCAACGGCCAGAAAGGGATTCCTCTTTAG CTCCCGTACGGCTggtgagagacagagacatgaGCAGTCACCATGACCCCTTTGCAGGTATGAAGACCCCGGGACAGAGGCAGCTCATCTCTCTGCAGGAGAGGGTGAAGGTGGGTGAGCTGACTGTGGAAGAGGCAGTGCAGGAGTTCAAGGCTTGGCAGTTTGATCAAGATAAAAGATGGCGCTCTCTCCGCTTTCAGCAG GAAAATTTACAAAGATTAAGAGACAGCATCACTCGACGCTGTAGAGGCAAAGGGAAAAATG AGCTTATGATTACAGCACCCATGCAAACAAACAGTCAGTGGGGTTCTCAAATGAACGTGAATTGCTCAGTGTACGAACCTGCACCTCGGTCGATTGCCCAACCCCCTCCAGTTAGTAGACCGCTGCAGAGAGGAAGCTGGCAGACAGGAAGCACCTCCAGCACTTCTA gtttgaccCGTGCAGGCAGTAGCAGTCACAGATTGAGCATTCAGAGCACCGTCAGCAACAGCAGTGGGGTGGAAGGAGAATGTGAG GAGCCTCCGGATATTCCACTTCCTCCGCGGCCTCTCCGGCCTGTAGTGGATATTCCACCAGTACTCCCTCCACCCAGGGTCCCACCACGGGTAATAGAGAG
- the LOC109082156 gene encoding phosphoinositide 3-kinase adapter protein 1-like isoform X2 — protein MCEVLIVYTSEAREWAEYLQQILAASSNFPEGSVILYDVNEEMWMKNHELFGSSKCIMLLLSAALLDMQQDPEVQDTFRDLLQPPFKIVAFLCGVSEGQVSADYFEYWEYWRKLNSEEEPSVYVSTVLECVNHGSVNENHCQNPYEIELEEQMNEFTLSEIPETLPDETEQIQLDGNDVCHTEQTSSNATEPQDDQTYLTVQPERILCGNHVNIYIIMVKKIVDEGRLEVEFHSQYSTPLRMPGTPVNEYIVTVQSPDMPAGKVSLTLYQNESVVCSTTVTYYTEMEEICSYLKKAVDPVQFMCQAFDITSKVPESLDNLLADCLEERMPLNALQVFGISQIADNTPADHRNVELPTLLHFSAKYGFKKLTSLLMRCPGAMQAYSVMNKDGDYPNKLAEKSGFSDLRQFMDEYVETVDLVKTHIEESQDTSGNEDIYEDMLTASQNFITNFDNEDIYESMMKLNPDMDDDLESALEDCNSETMLRKFFEAQPDKSLQSFEHASTNGGLPEMDDEDYHDLNAEIYGDVEEEDLYNPCCPDQIYDTVEPQSTPEIINRPPAPIPRPANLPEPEENTTYISKVFCLKESVYSLSQRPERDSSLAPVRLVRDRDMSSHHDPFAGMKTPGQRQLISLQERVKVGELTVEEAVQEFKAWQFDQDKRWRSLRFQQENLQRLRDSITRRCRGKGKNELMITAPMQTNSQWGSQMNVNCSVYEPAPRSIAQPPPVSRPLQRGSWQTGSTSSTSSSSSHRLSIQSTVSNSSGVEGECEEPPDIPLPPRPLRPVVDIPPVLPPPRVPPRVIERNPEILNERYVSTPSRPVHQTTAQRPMLPPPIPRRTW, from the exons ATGTGTGAGGTGTTAATTGTTTATACCAGTGAAGCCAGGGAATGGGCAGAGTATCTACAGCAAATCTTGGCGGCATCATCTAACTTTCCAGAGGGCTCCGTCATTCTGTATGATGTGAACGAAGAGATGTGGATGAAAAACCATGAGCTGTTTGGCTCCAGCAAATGCATCATGCTTTTGCTGTCTGCTGCGTTGCTGGACATGCAGCAAGACCCAGAGGTGCAGGACACTTTCCGGGATCTTCTTCAGCCTCCATTCAAAATTGTTGCCTTTTTGTGTGGCGTATCAGAAGGGCAAGTGTCAGCGGACTATTTTGAATACTGGGAGTATTGGAGAAAGCTCAATTCAGAAGAAGAACCATCAGTATATGTGTCTACCGTCCTTGAGTGTGTTAATCATG GATCTGTTAATGAAAATCATTGCCAGAATCCATATGAAATTGAACTAGAAGAACAAATGAATGAGTTCACATTATCAGAGATTCCTGAGACTTTACCCGATGAGACGGAACAGATTCAGTTGGATGGGAATGATGTTTGTCATACTGAGCAAACTTCTTCAAATGCCACGGAGCCACAAGATGACCAAACTTATCTCACCGTCCAACCAGAGAGAATACTCTGTGGG AATCATGtgaatatttatataatcatGGTAAAGAAAATTGTGGATGAGGGCAGACTGGAGGTGGAGTTTCACTCTCAATACTCGACACCTCTGCGGATGCCTGGGACTCCTGTAAATGAGTACATTGTTACTGTACAGTCACCTG ATATGCCAGCTGGGAAAGTCTCATTGACTCTTTATCAAAATGAATCTGTGGTCTGTTCAACAACTGTAACATATTACACAGAAATGGAGGAAATTTGCAGTTATCTAAAGAAAGCAGTGGATCCAGTGCAGTTCATGTGTCAG GCATTTGATATCACATCAAAGGTGCCCGAGTCGTTGGATAATTTGCTTGCAGACTGTCTGGAAGAACGGATGCCTCTAAATGCATTACAAGTATTTGGAATTAGTCAAATTGCAGATAACACACCAGCGG ATCACCGTAATGTGGAACTTCCAACACTGCTTCACTTCTCAGCCAAGTATGGCTTTAAAAAGTTAACATCTTTGTTAATGCGGTGCCCTGGGGCCATGCAGGCCTACAGTGTGATGAACAAAGATGGTGATTACCCTAACAAACTGGCCGAGAAGAGTGGCTTCTCCGATTTAAGACAGTTTATGGACGAATATGTT gaGACAGTAGATTTAGTGAAGACCCATATAGAGGAATCTCAGGACACCTCTGGCAATGAGGATATCTATGAGGACATGTTGACGGCTTCCCAAAATTTCATCACAAATTTCGATAACGAGGACATTTACGAGTCTATGATGAAACTAAATCCTGACATGG ATGATGATCTGGAAAGTGCTCTGGAGGACTGTAACTCGGAGACAATGCTGAGAAAGTTTTTTGAAG CACAACCTGACAAGAGTTTACAGTCCTTTGAACATGCTTCAACTAATGGTGGATTACCTGAAATGGATGATGAAGATTACCATGACCTTAATGCAGAAATCTATGGGGACGTAGAAGAAGAAGACCTGTATAATCCGTGCTGTCCTGATCAAATTTATGACACAGTGGAGCCACAATCCACCCCTGAAATAATCAACCGCCCACCAGCACCGATTCCACGACCCGCCAACCTGCCAGAGCCTGAAGAGAACACAACCTACATTTCCAAAG ttttttgtcTCAAGGAATCTGTATACTCACTCAGTCAACGGCCAGAAAGGGATTCCTCTTTAG CTCCCGTACGGCTggtgagagacagagacatgaGCAGTCACCATGACCCCTTTGCAGGTATGAAGACCCCGGGACAGAGGCAGCTCATCTCTCTGCAGGAGAGGGTGAAGGTGGGTGAGCTGACTGTGGAAGAGGCAGTGCAGGAGTTCAAGGCTTGGCAGTTTGATCAAGATAAAAGATGGCGCTCTCTCCGCTTTCAGCAG GAAAATTTACAAAGATTAAGAGACAGCATCACTCGACGCTGTAGAGGCAAAGGGAAAAATG AGCTTATGATTACAGCACCCATGCAAACAAACAGTCAGTGGGGTTCTCAAATGAACGTGAATTGCTCAGTGTACGAACCTGCACCTCGGTCGATTGCCCAACCCCCTCCAGTTAGTAGACCGCTGCAGAGAGGAAGCTGGCAGACAGGAAGCACCTCCAGCACTTCTA GCAGTAGCAGTCACAGATTGAGCATTCAGAGCACCGTCAGCAACAGCAGTGGGGTGGAAGGAGAATGTGAG GAGCCTCCGGATATTCCACTTCCTCCGCGGCCTCTCCGGCCTGTAGTGGATATTCCACCAGTACTCCCTCCACCCAGGGTCCCACCACGGGTAATAGAGAG